The Sphaerisporangium siamense genome includes the window CCTCGCGCAGCAGGTGCTCGCGGTGGGCCTCCGCGGCACGCTCGGCGGCCAGTACGGCGTCGACGCCCGCGGCGGTGTCCGGCAGCCGCACCTCCTCCAGCGCCTCGTACGGGAAGCCCGCCGTGCGCACCACGAGGTGGTCGTGGAGAAGCCAGCTCATCGTGCCGCTCCCCGGACGTGCGGGGTGGCCGACGTGGTGGGAATCGCCATTTCTCCGCCTTCTCATCCTGCGGTATCGGGTCGCACAGCAAACTCTGTGCGACCCACGCACCGCGAACCAGGCAAAGGCAGGTCAGCAAGTTGCCGAACGATATCCGCTTCCTGCCAACCAGCGGAAGAAATGCGAGAACCACCAAGCCGACCTGCGAAGACACGCCCGGAAGCACCAGGCACGGCGACGGACGACATGAAGGGCACGAACCGCCGCCCGGAAGGGAGCGCCCGGCGATTTCTACCTCCCCGGGCCGATCGAGGACAGCCGATGTTCATGCGGCTTACCATGACGCTCGCGCTTCCGTTTGGTGTGAGGAAGGACACCTGGCGGATTCCGCCTGCCGGCCGGTCGATGTGAGCCGATGTTCATGCGGCTGACTAGGACGCTCGCGCTTCCGTCTGGGGTTAGGTAGGGCGCCTGGCGGATTCCGGCTTTCGGCCGGTTGAGGTCAGCCGATGTTCATGCGGCTTACCAGGATGCTTGGGCTTTCGGCTCCGGGGGCGAGGTGGGAATGGGACGGGTCGTCGCCGGTTGCTGTGATGGAGCGGAGCAGTTCGAATATTCCGGAGGACAGGCGTACGGGGCCGAGGGGCTCGGCGCGTTGGCCGTCGTGCACCCTCCAGCCGAGGATCACGGTCGTGAACGTGCCCCGTCGTCCCCGGATCGCGCCCGGCTGCACCACTCCGACCGCCTCTACGCCGTCGCCCATCTCGGCGCGCAGCGCGTCCAGCGACCGCTCGCCCGCGGCGAGTGAGATGCGGGACGGGCTCTCGACGGCGGGTTGGTCCGGGGCGGCGCGCCGTGCGGCGCCCGACGGGGTTACGCCGAGTTCCGCGGCGCTGGTACGGCCGGTGAGGAAGCCGCGCAGCACCCCGCCGTCCAGCAAGGTCTGACGGCGTGTCGGCGTGCCCTCGGCGTCCACGGGGCCCGAGGGATCGTCCACGAGCGTGACGGCGGGGGAGGCGATCCGCCGGCCCACCCGCTCCAGCAGCGGGCGCATGCCGGCCAGGACGTTGCCCGCGCTGAACAGGAAGCCCAGGCTGCGGACCAGGTGGGCCGCCACTCCGGGATGGAGCAGCACCGGGAGCGGTCCCTCCTCGTCGAGCGGCCGGGGGCCCGCGAGGTGGACGGCGCGGAACTCGCGCGCGCGTGCGGCGAGGGCGTCCCACCGCAGCTCGTCGAACCGCGAGGCGGTCAGCCCGTCGACCATGTGCCCGCCGAGCCCCTCCAGCCAGTGCCAGGCGTGGTGCCCGCTCTGCTCGTACGCCACCGCCGCGCCCGTCCCGTCGACGGCGATCGTCCAGCTACGGGTGTGGACGTACTCGGCGCCGAGACCCGCCGGACCGTCCGCCGGCGCCAGCAGCCCGGCCAACAGGCCCCGGGACGTCTCGAACGGGGCCTCCGGCTCCGCCGGTGCGGGGTGCACGGCCGTGTCCGGGAACACCGCAGAGCGGCCGTCGTGGCCGGTCGCGGACAGGAGGGGGGCGCCGTCCGGGGTCAGGCGCGGGGAGCCCTCCGGGGTCGGGGTCAGGCGCGGGGGGCCGTCCGGGGTTGGGGTCAGGGATATCAGTGGGAGGCCGTTGTCGGCGCGGGAGCGGCGGGCCAGGGCCACTGCCAGGCGGGCCACGTCCTCGGGGGATTCCGGCGGTGCGCCCAGTAGCAGGGCCGCGGCGCCGTCGCCGGCGCGGACCCGCAGGCCCGTGGTGGTGGTCACGCCCTGGCGGGCCGCGTGGGTGCCGTCGGCGAAGACCTGCGTGGCGCGGACCGAGGTGGACACGCACTCGACGTCGGCCGCGTCCCCACCGGCCGCCGCGATGGCGTGCAGCAGCGCACGGCATCGGTCCAGCAGCACGGCCACCTCCGCCGGCGCGGCGCCTGGGACAACGCCTGGGACAACGCCTGGGACAGCATCTGGAGCAACCTTTGGGACAGCGTCTGGAGCAACGCTTGAGGGAGCGCCTGGGACAGCGTTCGGGGCAGCGTTCGGGGTGGTGCTCGGGTCTACCGTGGTCATGGGCCGCTCACCGTCATGCGGGCCACCCGTAGGGTGGGCTGGCCGACCGAGACCGTCACCGGGAACTGGCCCAGCTTGTTGCACTGGTAGCCGTACGGCATGAAGCGCAGGTCGTCGCCGATCATGTCGATCTCGCGCAGCACGCCGGGCCCCGTGCCCGACAGGGTCGCCTCGCGGACGGGGGCGGTCAGCCTGCCGTTCTCGATGAGCCGCCCGGCCGTCACGCGGACGCTGAACCGTCCCGAGCTCATGTCCGTCTCGCCGGACACGATCGACTCCACGTACAGGCCGTACGGCGTCGCAGCGATGATCTCTTCGGGGGACGACCGGCCTGGCGCGACGTAGGTGCAGCTCATGCGGGGCAGCGCGGGGTAGGCGTAGCCGAGGCGCCGTCCATGGCCGTGCGGCCGCAGCCCCGCCGCCGCGGCGCTGCGCCGGTCGTGCAGGTAGGAGCGCAGCACGCCGTCCTCCAGCAGCGCCACTTCCTCGGCGTGCTCGCCCTCGTCGTCGAAGTCGTACAGGCCCGCGCCGAGTGGGGCCCGCGGCGCGTCGATCAGGGTCAGGCCCGCCGGGGACAGCAGCTCGCCGAGCAGGCCGCCGTACGCGGCGCCGGGCAGCAGCGCGACGTCCGCCTCCAGCCCGTGGCCGCACACCTCGTGCAGCAGCGCGCCCGGACCGCCCGGGGCGAGCACCACGGGCATCTCGCCCAGAGGGGGCTCGACGGCGTCCAGGTCTCGGACGGCCGCCTCCGCAGCGGCCCGCGCCAGCGCCCGGACGACGTCGTCACCCGGCGCGAGCCTCAGCGGTTCTCCCGTCGCACGAGGATGGTCGCCTCGGGTCATGGGAGTCGTGAGACCCGTGGAAGCTGTAGGAGTCATGACAGCGGTACCGATCTCGGCGCCGGCGACGCGGAGGGTACGGGCGATGACGCCGTCGCGGCGCGCGGTCGCGTGGATCCTCAGTTCCAGGTGGCGGTGCGGGCCGTGGCGCAGCAACCCGTCCTCGCGGGCCACCAGTGTGGCGCGCTCGACGAACTCGCCGGTCACCCGGGCGGTCACGACACCGGGGAAGGCGCCCTCGACTTCGTCGGCGGCGAGCGCCACCATCCGGGACAACTCCTCCGCCGTGGCCAGTCCGGCGTCCGCGACCGCGGCGGAGCCGTACGGAGGCGGCGCGGCAGGGGAGCCGCCGGGGGGTGCGAGGGAAGGGCGGCCGGGTGGCGTGGTGGCGGAGCCGTCGTCCGCCGGGTCGCCGGGCCGCAGGTCGTGCGGGACGGTTCCGGGCGGGCCGCCGTGTCGCCCGGTGGGACGGGCGGGTGTGGGGTCGTCGGCGAGGAGGGCGGGGAGGCGGGACGGGTCGAGGTAGGGCAGGTGGCGGTGGTGGACGCCGTCCGCCGTGGTCAGCGACAGCCCGGTGCCCTCGCGGCGGCGCTGGGCCAGCCGCAGCCCGAACCGGTCGGCGACCGCGCGGGACAGCACCCACGACTCGGCGAACACCTCGGCCCGCCGCCCGGAGCCCGCCGCAGCAGCAGCGGTGCGCAGCGCGGCATCCGGGTCGATCACCGGGAAGGCCGACGAGGTGTCTCCCTCAAGGGTGGGACGGGCCGCGTGCCGGGGCCGGGCGCCGGCTCCGGGTTCGGTGCCGTGCCGGGGTTCGGGGGCCGGGGTGGGTTCGGGGCCGTGGTCGGCGTGGCTGC containing:
- a CDS encoding TldD/PmbA family protein; its protein translation is MLLDRCRALLHAIAAAGGDAADVECVSTSVRATQVFADGTHAARQGVTTTTGLRVRAGDGAAALLLGAPPESPEDVARLAVALARRSRADNGLPLISLTPTPDGPPRLTPTPEGSPRLTPDGAPLLSATGHDGRSAVFPDTAVHPAPAEPEAPFETSRGLLAGLLAPADGPAGLGAEYVHTRSWTIAVDGTGAAVAYEQSGHHAWHWLEGLGGHMVDGLTASRFDELRWDALAARAREFRAVHLAGPRPLDEEGPLPVLLHPGVAAHLVRSLGFLFSAGNVLAGMRPLLERVGRRIASPAVTLVDDPSGPVDAEGTPTRRQTLLDGGVLRGFLTGRTSAAELGVTPSGAARRAAPDQPAVESPSRISLAAGERSLDALRAEMGDGVEAVGVVQPGAIRGRRGTFTTVILGWRVHDGQRAEPLGPVRLSSGIFELLRSITATGDDPSHSHLAPGAESPSILVSRMNIG
- a CDS encoding TldD/PmbA family protein → MSTPLTHPGSGSHADHGPEPTPAPEPRHGTEPGAGARPRHAARPTLEGDTSSAFPVIDPDAALRTAAAAAGSGRRAEVFAESWVLSRAVADRFGLRLAQRRREGTGLSLTTADGVHHRHLPYLDPSRLPALLADDPTPARPTGRHGGPPGTVPHDLRPGDPADDGSATTPPGRPSLAPPGGSPAAPPPYGSAAVADAGLATAEELSRMVALAADEVEGAFPGVVTARVTGEFVERATLVAREDGLLRHGPHRHLELRIHATARRDGVIARTLRVAGAEIGTAVMTPTASTGLTTPMTRGDHPRATGEPLRLAPGDDVVRALARAAAEAAVRDLDAVEPPLGEMPVVLAPGGPGALLHEVCGHGLEADVALLPGAAYGGLLGELLSPAGLTLIDAPRAPLGAGLYDFDDEGEHAEEVALLEDGVLRSYLHDRRSAAAAGLRPHGHGRRLGYAYPALPRMSCTYVAPGRSSPEEIIAATPYGLYVESIVSGETDMSSGRFSVRVTAGRLIENGRLTAPVREATLSGTGPGVLREIDMIGDDLRFMPYGYQCNKLGQFPVTVSVGQPTLRVARMTVSGP